The genomic segment CCCGATCGTGATCGGCGACATCATGGACCTCGACGGGATGACCACCATCCTGCGTGACCACGAGATCGACGCGATCGTCCATCTCGCCGCGCTCATGCCCCCGCGGTGCCAGTCCGATCTGAGACTGGGTTTCGACGTGAACGCCCTCGGCGCGGTGAACGTCTTCGAGGCAGCGAAGCTCGCCGGCGTCAAGCGCGTCGTCTTCACGAGCTCCAAGTCGGCGTACGGGCGGGTGCCCGTGGGCCCCCATACCTATCCGACCTACGAGCCGATCTCCGAGGACCACACCTGCGACCCGGTCATCGCGTACGACGTCGGGAAGCTGGCCGCGGAAGGCATGGCCGCGAACTACCGCCGCGAGCACGGTCTCGAGATCGCGTCGCTGCGGTTCGGGACGATCCTCGCCCCGGGCAAGCTCGCCCGACACGGCGAGGTCGCCCTGCTCAGTCGCATTCTCGAGAACGCGCTAGCCGGTGAACGCACCGTGATCGAGCGCGGGGGCGATGAGGTCGACGACATCATGTTCGTCGCCGACGTGGTGGCCGGCATCGTCGCGGCCCTCGAAGCGCCGAAGGTGCCGAGCCCGGTCTACAACATCGCCACCGGCATCGGAACGTCGCTGTACGAGTTCGCCGACGCCGTGCGGCGTGCGGTTCCAGGAGCACAGATCGAGATCGGTCCGGGTCTGGACTACTACGGATACGACGTCACCTATTACACGGTGTCGGACATCACCCGGGCCCGCACGGAACTCGGATACGAGCCTGCCTACGGCATCGATGACGCCATCGGCGCCTACATCGACGCCGCGCGCCGGCTCCGTGCAACGGAATCGATCGCCACGATCTGAGCGCCCGAAGAGGAAGTTCGCATGACCTACGCCGATACGTTTGAGATCACATTCACCGGAGAGATCCTCCGTCCCGGCGATCCCAGCTACGAAGAGCGCCGGTTCGGCTACAATCGCCGGTTCCCGAGTGCTCCCGCCGTGATCGCTCGCCCGCGCACCACAGCGGACATCTCTGCTGCGGTCATCTACGCCCGTGAGATGGGGTGGGAGTTCGCCG from the Microbacterium atlanticum genome contains:
- a CDS encoding NAD-dependent epimerase/dehydratase family protein — encoded protein: MKVLVTGGLGVNGSWVTRELIERGHVPVVLETRDDTSLLPDLAGKFPIVIGDIMDLDGMTTILRDHEIDAIVHLAALMPPRCQSDLRLGFDVNALGAVNVFEAAKLAGVKRVVFTSSKSAYGRVPVGPHTYPTYEPISEDHTCDPVIAYDVGKLAAEGMAANYRREHGLEIASLRFGTILAPGKLARHGEVALLSRILENALAGERTVIERGGDEVDDIMFVADVVAGIVAALEAPKVPSPVYNIATGIGTSLYEFADAVRRAVPGAQIEIGPGLDYYGYDVTYYTVSDITRARTELGYEPAYGIDDAIGAYIDAARRLRATESIATI